A genomic region of Anopheles coustani chromosome 3, idAnoCousDA_361_x.2, whole genome shotgun sequence contains the following coding sequences:
- the LOC131259831 gene encoding serendipity locus protein alpha-like yields MHCKHRNGRKMVPELQECITKTQDNLYRGYIPTDHSGLQWLDSVCSDLHRLLRIVHKYLMFEQNGNVGTLETCFLCISQIVTCIRWLEKTITMELQAGKRQGLPQSRQCFLDRIIWCLERLKAVLESDVPCETVTESNFVSYLDLALSLISPLTVASDEECTEDEYDRQYKAVIVESGRIRSIIEALITQTFGFCSVLPEEDRKRITNFCQKVLKECLALEREGSEQDSNSKKLRVSILESAIYQLETHVNECLLRLVYETFGDTDRRLLEQLRENITSTTSEDELDGITQPFDEFVERLMQIGLFAISYADNLKLCSAIRSSLASIEALDSYLIPSLYMGTHNNTLLLEQHWLEESDILCKHVHKIIDTNAFALALIEQLDGKLDEFETDFNPTEGLEMARKVEIFLQHLEVNAHDVKLHEEPLKLYYTDYRTMTLECRAIVKCALQDNSIDPRRVIKRFRVLLGKLRKIQLTISNKKGGKVSSTEEAASRKPSTIEQGSTPAEHEVEESVQELYVASQMRMSSANILYRSRRGEPIRRRLEASSLLEINTFTDILDHRRKRAETSPEKGSIRRKPIRRNSLRVAMFKKQQRVQTAEMYDSMQSDIDLQITEILDELTDLSNTFSAQTPRISNPKVTNPTDTNVRKSITNEEIAVVDGNKIRINIFTDI; encoded by the exons ATGCACTGTAAACATCGAAACGGTCGTAAAATGGTACCGGAGCTTCAAGAGTGTATTACAAAAACACAAGATAATCTGTACCGTGGTTACATACCGACGGATCATAGTGGACTACAATGGCTTGAC TCTGTGTGCTCCGACCTGCACCGCTTGCTACGTATAGTGCACAAGTATCTTATGTTCGAACAGAACGGGAATGTTGGCACGCTTGAGACATGCTTTCTGTGTATCTCACAGATAGTAACATGCATCCGGTGGCTGGAGAAAACTATCACGATGGAGTTGCAGGCAGGAAAACGCCAAGGACTGCCTCAATCCCGGCAATGCTTCCTTGACCGAATCATCTGGTGCTTAGAGCGCTTGAAAGCTGTGTTGGAATCGGACGTTCCCTGCGAAACAGTTACGGAATCAAATTTTGTCAGCTACTTGGACTTAGCTCTCAGCCTCATTAGCCCCTTAACTGTGGCCAGCGATGAGGAATGTACTGAAGACGAATACGATCGACAGTACAAAGCGGTTATTGTGGAGAGTGGCCGTATCCGTTCAATTATCGAGGCATTGATAACGCAAACTTTTGGATTCTGCAGTGTGCTCCCGGAGGAGGATCGTAAACGTATAACGAACTTTTGTCAGAAGGTCCTCAAAGAATGTTTGGCACTTGAGCGAGAAGGCAGCGAACAGGATTCAAACAGCAAAAAGCTTCGGGTTAGCATCCTCGAGAGTGCCATCTACCAGTTAGAGACGCACGTTAACGAATGTCTTCTACGGCTGGTTTATGAAACATTCGGCGATACTGATCGGCGGTTACTTGAACAATTACGCGAGAATATTACCTCTACCACGAGCGAAGATGAACTGGATGGCATAACGCAGCCTTTCGACGAATTTGTCGAACGGTTGATGCAGATAGGTCTGTTTGCGATATCGTACGCGGATAAtctgaaactttgctccgccATAAGAAGCAGCCTGGCCTCGATAGAAGCACTAGATTCGTATCTTATTCCCTCACTATATATGGGCACACACAACAACACTCTTCTATTGGAGCAGCACTGGTTGGAAGAGTCGGACATCTTATGCAAACACGTGCATAAAATTATCGACACCAACGCATTCGCTTTAGCATTGATTGAACAGCTCGATGGTAAGCTGGACGAATTTGAAACCGATTTTAATCCCACGGAAGGATTAGAAATGGCTCGTAAGGTGGAAATATTCCTGCAACATCTTGAAGTCAACGCACACGACGTAAAACTGCACGAAGAACCACTGAAGCTATACTACACCGACTACCGGACGATGACTTTGGAATGTCGCGCCATCGTAAAGTGCGCCCTGCAGGACAACAGCATCGATCCTCGTCGCGTGATCAAACGTTTTCGTGTGCTTCTTGGCAAACTGAGGAAAATTCAACTGACCATAAGCAATAAGAAAGGTGGCAAAGTTTCATCAACGGAGGAAGCTGCATCCCGCAAACCGAGTACGATAGAACAAGGATCTACGCCGGCGGAACATGAAGTGGAAGAAAGCGTACAAGAACTGTACGTTGCTAGCCAGATGCGAATGTCCTCAGCGAACATACTGTACCGCAGTCGTCGGGGTGAACCGATCCGACGGAGGTTGGAAGCTTCGTCACTGTTGGAAATAAATACCTTCACCGATATCCTCGATCATCGAAGAAAACGAGCGGAAACGTCTCCTGAAAAGGGTTCCATTAGGAGGAAGCCAATACGAA GAAACAGCCTACGAGTggcaatgtttaaaaaacaacaacgtgtACAAACAGCAGAAATGTATGATAGCATGCAAAGCGACATAGATTTACAAATTACTG AAATTCTCGATGAACTTACCGATCTGTCCAACACGTTCTCCGCACAAACTCCACGCATCTCGAATCCGAAGGTAACAAACCCAACCGACACAAATGTTCGTAAATCTATCACCAATGAAGAGATAGCAGTGGTGGATGGTAATAAAATTAGGATCAATATCTTTACCGACATTTAA
- the LOC131265135 gene encoding anaphase-promoting complex subunit 1 yields MITASEPLEYIPRGRHPMSYHPGPLKKEKPPQSLPEEMLLLQRMQNVTISPGREDPTEFYSLREVAIEEVTDCHALMPYVCTEEELYVQGHTAVWSHSLGSSPTSQPFTAFSIERPIKYAFFCPRRFLEPDTMAPGQRLDRDGICVVDDEVLQVYCSNGDTYGAKLECPISAIWPTPYGLLLEKDPARSLVLDTPMPRVFTLPYPTDEMKPALLVSTDMFVSCDYLTRSDHRVVFACEQINLVVLYDQHERRHFLCWLRLATDEEKDQVQQTLDACEDGDNDGGVVDEDEQYNMMFGDDGVMNEYPSYFKRQSNVGPSTSCLPHVPPSRTSPLPPFDRFPPEFVTEADGTGNNAHISKPTAAEEFHKGLGSAADNWESLFGSEPFETCNIRQMGFAEPWMPIVPEYSLESIWKEPSNVGAQARRSSDATWSGTSKGEMATVGFLHTDLVGSRYICFLQPDITRLLLVQFKKETKPETAECFALAACAAVSLERLNLFALLDPTGKLMLYSGPLLVGKVHVSGLLQTSFLSSTGSSLSGTSSLRGTSSTWKRSSLLPNVAPYDSKFEEELHLLSPVRGVPGGVEGKVRSDVALLDGTGTRFTIAFGGGITDASGNGRSFRVILPPLADSQLVRRCLVALQHALPKKTAHQFLIRWYGTRNVPGTHAGFSIPQEWTMLQSLLLSAMGRPTTGDIGCTNPERPCPSSEPSPSFVCSLKKRRKRENTVGTDADWEYLLESLAQGERIAAAPKDGTVNSSYKDPNVSHSLYNYIPQVLEVLHLLYEDFKLDTGLAQELRLLGDFLYIVAKDAHASNYEQHYFLDFPELCDQYRTNAYQLKDATLVNAIKENSVRLPHIFRYLKAIVQARPELSGMQRQGSRTEFVPYPHIAGINDRSRDVTVLVALMFRERRLTPWVQRQLDALFTAELFEARLLKPLLMGSKASEPGRCDVFGNTVLHFLIEQGYTRQVLSDLPLAVHFLLQQMLEPLRQSTVHGHDAAVYSLLLRPELHEHAVSAGVACSGSLVSHSERRVVDRERNGERRDQWFTDMAEFDALTGVVSTKEDPQKLEREDGMDNLDVELLQLRFPYDQRIGDVRSFLTSSARVLIDIPQGPNVSDHDFIEEQERRLYSLCLRTMALPIGRGMFTFSTCYQGETELAHIPRLCLTGREPLRGATIEVVQLEVPAHMNLWPTFHNGVAAGLRICPDTPHLSSSWIKNNKHASKRTPPAGNNCPFFPGSEAMVEHGGFLLALGLTGHLRKLSMYNVFDYLVRSNELMRIGTLLGLAAAYRGTEHTRTTCVLAVHVEALLPPTAIELDVTSTLQVAALFGIGLVFQGTAKRHIAQVLLQEIGRPPGPEMENAVDRESYALAAGLALGMVTLGRGEQLAGLRDLAIPGELYHYMNGGTRRMTLGAQREKYKLPSFQICEGDEVNLDVTAPGATLALGLMFFDTSDPTISGWLQPPDTKYLFGFVRPDLLLLRVIARHLICWREVQPTQSWVADQLPQILVDAVAYVEGGEEERSQFQVDQKPNIPRVERELYCQAHSAIVCGSVVGIGLRFAGTADPVAATTLYHYLRYFIDLRHPKPKDANTPAGTRTRNLAKFIGGQVLENCMLMTLLALSLVLAGTGDVRVLRAVRMLRSRVGIPGVTYGSHMAVHMALGFAYLGGGRYTLSRSPPAIAAIVCAIFPKFPVYSNDNRYHLQALRHLYVLAVEPRLFVPRRIDTGKLTQCQIRFATRHSPTSSQTIETRLSPCMLPELHTLEWVEVCDENFYPIRFNAQNWNMLETIMAKRGYIDVVQHVGCLSYLEDPTRTVTMHLQNLPGRENSTWAVMAELLLELPSQPMIVRLAQTLLLPPQRYLLRAAIEPKKNLPDANRALEYFQAVVAHCVTRDRFHVIPILFDLTYLLLDPHNYKAQLPTDTWSLELFKAILSRTIPMLTEEGEVLPGKLLRSLVLAAHGKWTGNLQHYRTVLLNLCGIFFARNTPLFDRMSELSLDTDDKEKMDDAIGGNWPKVNRRTSILTNVARMAVQYELPLDEIDRELLGSLWPQDEPSRSEFVTALAIRHPELSARTTMCLADLLNLRQSAKPTGDQK; encoded by the exons ATGATAACCGCCTCGGAACCGCTG GAATATATTCCGCGCGGCCGTCATCCGATGAGCTATCACCCGGGTCCgctgaaaaaagagaaaccacCACAGTCGTTGCCGGAAGAGATGCTACTATTGCAGCGCATGCAAAATGTGACCATATCGCCAGGCAGGGAAGATCCGACCGAGTTCTACAGCCTACGCGAAGTAGCTATTGAAGAGGTCACCGATTGCCACGCTCTCATGCCATACGTGTGCACGGAGGAAGAGCTCTACGTTCAGGGTCATACGGCCGTGTGGTCCCATTCGCTTGGCAGTTCACCGACCAGCCAGCCATTCACGGCGTTCTCCATCGAACGGCCCATCAAGTATGCATTTTTCTGTCCTCGCCGCTTCCTTGAGCCGGACACGATGGCACCCGGGCAGCGGTTGGATCGCGATGGTATCTGCGTCGTTGACGACGAGGTACTACAGGTGTACTGCTCGAACGGCGATACATACGGCGCAAAGCTTGAGTGTCCGATTTCTGCCATCTGGCCCACACCATACGGGCTCCTGCTCGAGAAAGATCCGGCCCGCTCGCTCGTACTCGATACACCGATGCCGCGGGTCTTCACGCTACCATACCCAACGGACGAGATGAAACCTGCCCTGCTCGTTTCCACCGATATGTTCGTGTCCTGTGACTATCTGACCCGTTCCGACCACCGGGTGGTGTTCGCCTGCGAGCAGATCAATCTGGTGGTGCTCTATGATCAACACGAGCGGCGACATTTCCTGTGCTGGTTGCGCCTAGCCACTGACGAGGAAAAGGATCAGGTACAGCAAACGTTGGACGCGTGTGAAGATGGCGATAACGACGGCGGTGTCGTCGATGAGGATGAGCAGTACAATATGATGTTCGGTGACGATGGTGTGATGAACGAGTATCCTTCGTACTTCAAAAGGCAGAGCAATGTCGGACCTTCCACATCTTGCCTCCCACACGTACCTCCCAGCCGAACGTCACCGTTGCCTCCGTTCGATCGATTTCCACCCGAATTCGTCACGGAAGCGGACGGTACGGGTAATAATGCGCATATTTCTAAACCGACGGCGGCCGAGGAATTTCATAAGGGTCTCGGATCCGCGGCCGACAACTGGGAGTCTCTGTTCGGATCGGAACCATTCGAAACGTGCAACATTCGGCAGATGGGATTCGCTGAGCCCTGGATGCCGATCGTGCCGGAGTACAGCTTAGAGTCCATCTGGAAAGAGCCATCCAACGTCGGAGCGCAAGCGAGGCGTTCGAGTGATGCAACGTGGTC TGGCACGTCGAAAGGTGAAATGGCAACCGTTGGCTTCCTTCACACCGATCTCGTTGGCAGCCGCTACATATGTTTCCTGCAGCCTGATATTACTCGCCTCTTGCTGGTGCAGttcaaaaaggaaaccaaaccGGAGACCGCCGAATGTTTTGCCCTTGCTGCCTGCGCTGCTGTTTCGCTCGAGCGGCTTAATCTGTTCGCACTGCTTGATCCGACCGGTAAGCTGATGTTGTACAGTGGACCACTGCTCGTGGGCAAGGTTCACGTTTCCGGTCTGCTGCAAACCAGCTTCCTTTCGTCGACCGGCAGCTCCTTGTCGGGCACATCTTCGCTGCGTGGCACCAGCTCGACCTGGAAGCGCAGCAGTCTGCTACCGAATGTCGCGCCATACGACAGCAAGTTCGAGGAGGAGCTACATCTGCTGTCCCCAGTGCGTGGTGTTCCCGGTGGCGTGGAAGGAAAGGTGCGATCCGACGTGGCACTGCTTGACGGCACCGGGACGCGCTTCACCATCGCTTTCGGTGGTGGCATAACCGATGCCAGCGGTAATGGACGCTCGTTTCGGGTGATTCTTCCACCGCTGGCCGACTCCCAGCTGGTGCGCCGCTGTCTGGTCGCGCTTCAGCACGCCTTGCCGAAAAAGACGGCACACCAATTCCTCATTCGTTGGTACGGTACGCGCAACGTGCCCGGTACGCATGCCGGCTTCAGTATTCCCCAGGAGTGGACCATGCTCCAGTCGTTGCTACTGTCCGCCATGGGCCGCCCGACCACTGGCGACATTGGCTGCACTAATCCCGAGCGACCGTGTCCATCGTCCGAGCCGAGTCCATCGTTCGTCTGCTCGCTCAAGAAACGTCGCAAGCGCGAGAATACCGTAGGAACTGATGCCGACTGGGAATATCTACTGGAGAGTCTGGCACAAGGCGAACGGATCGCGGCCGCACCGAAGGATGGCACAGTAAACAGTTCCTACAAAGATCCCAATGTCTCGCACAGTCTCTACAATTACATCCCGCAGGTGCTGGAAGTGTTGCACTTGCTGTACGAAGACTTCAAGCTCGATACGGGCTTAGCCCAGGAGCTACGGCTGCTTGGCGATTTCCTGTACATCGTTGCGAAGGACGCGCACGCCAGCAACTATGAGCAGCATTACTTCCTCGACTTTCCCGAACTGTGCGACCAGTACCGGACAAACGCGTACCAACTGAAAGACGCAACGCTGGTCAACGCAATCAAGGAGAACTCAGTTCGCCTTCCGCACATCTTCCGCTACCTCAAGGCAATCGTTCAGGCCCGGCCCGAGCTGAGCGGGATGCAGCGACAGGGTTCGCGGACGGAGTTTGTACCGTATCCGCACATTGCCGGCATCAACGATCGGTCCCGTGATGTGACCGTCCTCGTTGCGCTTATGTTCCGCGAGCGACGTCTAACGCCATGGGTGCAACGTCAACTGGATGCACTCTTCACGGCCGAACTCTTCGAGGCACGTCTGTTGAAACCGCTGCTGATGGGCTCGAAAGCCTCCGAACCAGGACGATGCGACGTATTCGGCAACACGGTGCTTCATTTTCTGATCGAACAGGGTTACACGCGCCAGGTGTTGAGCGATCTTCCACTGGCGgtacattttcttttgcagcaaATGCTTGAGCCGCTGCGCCAGTCTACGGTGCACGGACATGATGCGGCGGTGTACAGTTTGCTGCTCCGACCGGAGCTACACGAGCACGCGGTGTCGGCAGGTGTGGCCTGCAGCGGGTCGCTAGTCAGTCACAGCGAGCGACGTGTCGTCGACCGGGAACGCAACGGCGAGCGGCGTGATCAGTGGTTCACCGACATGGCCGAGTTTGATGCGCTGACTGGCGTCGTTAGTACCAAGGAGGATCCACAGAAGCTGGAGCGTGAAGACGGAATGGATAACCTAGACGTGGAGCTACTACAGCTGCGTTTCCCATACGATCAGCGCATCGGAGACGTGCGCTCTTTCCTGACCAGCTCGGCTCGCGTCCTTATCGACATCCCGCAGGGTCCAAACGTGTCCGATCACGACTTCATTGAGGAGCAGGAGCGGCGACTGTATTCCCTCTGTCTGCGCACGATGGCGCTCCCGATCGGGCGCGGTATGTTTACCTTTTCCACGTGCTACCAGGGTGAGACGGAGTTGGCGCACATCCCTCGCCTCTGCCTTACCGGTCGCGAGCCACTCCGGGGTGCCACCATCGAGGTGGTGCAGCTTGAAGTACCGGCGCACATGAACCTGTGGCCAACGTTCCACAACGGAGTTGCAGCTGGGCTTCGCATCTGCCCCGATACTCCACACCTGTCGTCCAGCTGGATCAAGAACAACAAGCATGCGAGCAAGCGTACCCCACCCGCCGGCAACAATTGTCCCTTTTTCCCCGGCTCCGAGGCGATGGTCGAGCATGGTGGATTCCTACTGGCACTCGGCCTCACCGGGCACCTGCGCAAGCTGTCCATGTACAACGTGTTCGACTATCTGGTGCGCAGCAACGAGCTGATGCGCATCGGGACGCTGTTGGGTTTGGCGGCCGCCTACCGTGGAACTGAGCACACACGCACGACTTGTGTACTGGCGGTGCATGTTGAGGCCCTTCTGCCACCTACCGCCATCGAGCTCGACGTTACCAGCACGCTGCAGGTTGCAGCTCTGTTTGGTATCGGGCTCGTCTTCCAGGGTACCGCCAAGCGCCACATCGCCCAGGTGCTGCTGCAGGAGATCGGTCGCCCGCCCGGTCCCGAAATGGAGAACGCGGTGGATCGCGAATCATACGCGTTGGCGGCCGGGCTCGCCCTCGGTATGGTTACGCTTGGCCGTGGTGAGCAGTTGGCCGGCTTGCGCGATTTGGCCATCCCGGGCGAGCTCTATCACTACATGAACGGCGGAACGCGCCGAATGACACTCGGTGCTCAGCGCGAGAAGTACAAATTGCCCTCGTTCCAGATCTGCGAAGGGGACGAGGTGAACTTGGACGTCACGGCGCCAGGGGCTACCCTTGCGCTGGGGCTTATGTTCTTCGACACGAGCGACCCGACGATTTCCGGTTGGCTGCAACCACCGGACACCAAGTATCTGTTCGGGTTCGTACGTCCGGATCTGCTGCTCCTGCGTGTCATTGCCCGCCACCTAATCTGCTGGCGCGAGGTACAACCGACACAATCCTGGGTGGCGGACCAGTTACCACAAATCCTTGTGGATGCGGTCGCGTATGTCGAGGGTGGAGAAGAGGAACGGTCACAATTTCAGGTTGACCAGAAGCCCAACATTCCCCGGGTTGAGCGGGAATTGTACTGTCAGGCGCATTCGGCCATCGTTTGTGGCAGTGTGGTCGGAATCGGGTTGCGATTTGCCGGTACTGCCGATCCGGTTGCGGCCACCACACTTTACCATTACCTGCGATACTTCATCGATCTGCGGCACCCGAAACCGAAGGACGCCAATACGCCCGCCGGCACCAGGACACGCAATCTCGCCAAGTTCATCGGCGGACAGGTGCTGGAAAACTGCATGCTCATGACGCTGCTTGCTCTCTCGCTCGTACTCGCCGGTACCGGGGATGTGCGGGTGCTGCGCGCCGTGCGCATGTTACGCTCGCGCGTTGGCATACCGGGCGTAACGTACGGTTCGCATATGGCGGTCCATATGGCACTCGGGTTCGCGTATCTCGGCGGTGGGCGGTACACGCTCTCGCGCTCACCACCCGCAATCGCCGCCATCGTGTGCGCCATCTTTCCCAAGTTCCCGGTGTACAGTAATGATAACCGCTACCACCTTCAGGCCCTTCGGCATCTGTACGTGTTGGCGGTCGAACCGCGACTGTTCGTACCCCGGCGCATCGATACCGGCAAACTGACGCAGTGTCAGATCCGGTTTGCCACGCGCCACAGCCCGACGTCATCGCAGACGATCGAGACGCGCCTGTCGCCCTGTATGCTGcccgagcttcacaccctcgaaTGGGTCGAGGTGTGCGACGAGAACTTTTACCCCATTCGCTTCAACGCGCAGAACTGGAACATGCTTGA AACAATCATGGCCAAACGAGGCTACATCGATGTGGTGCAGCACGTCGGTTGCCTTTCGTACTTGGAAGATcccacccgaacggtcacgaTGCACCTGCAGAACCTGCCAGGCAGAGAGAACAGCACGTGGGCCGTTATGGCCGAACTGCTGCTCGAGCTTCCATCGCAGCCGATGATAGTCCGACTGGCGCAGACGTTGCTGCTTCCGCCACAACGCTATCTACTCCGCGCCGCAATAGAACCGAAGAAGAACCTACCGGATGCGAATCGAGCACTCGAATACTTCCAGGCGGTGGTAGCGCACTGTGTGACGCGCGATCGCTTCCACGTTATTCCTATCTTGTTCGATCTGACTTAT TTGCTGCTCGATCCACACAACTACAAAGCGCAGCTACCGACAGATACGTGGTCCCTGGAGCTTTTCAAAGCTATCCTCTCCCGAACGATCCCAATGCTCACCGAAGAAGGCGAGGTGTTGCCAGGCAAGCTTCTTCGCTCACTAGTGCTGGCTGCCCATGGAAAATGGACCGGAAATCTGCAGCACTACCGGACGGTGCTGCTGAACTTGTGTGGCATCTTTTTCGCACGCAATACACCACTGTTCGATCGGATGTCCGAGCTCTCGCTGGACACTGACGATAAAGAAAAGATGGATGACGCCATCGGTGGCAACTGGCCCAAAGTGAATCGGCGGACCAGCATCCTGACCAATGTGGCACGAATGGCCGTGCAGTACGAGCTGCCGCTGGACGAGATTGACCGCGAGCTGCTGGGATCTCTCTGGCCGCAGGATGAACCATCCCGATCAGAGTTTGTCACCGCGCTGGCGATTCGGCATCCCGAGCTGTCTGCACGGACCACTATGTGCCTTGCCGATCTACTCAACCTAAGACAATCTGCTAAACCCACGGGAGATCAAAAGTAA
- the LOC131259862 gene encoding uncharacterized protein LOC131259862, whose protein sequence is MRLCAKTSKVTMPRKTYSAAEVEHVVRLSSQGQKNAQISRCLDIPPSVVCRMLKRVAERGTTEPRKGEGRPRKTTPRTDRAILNAVKAEPFIQVERIKSELQLSITSRTVINRLNEAGGAAYRLQSYHAAKMPKISAKHRQAKTRATIPQQQPTGSDQQAKRRRSTRSKLALPRRSSSKKCGGDEATKLVQQSAKYSRLPLQASNRQSRRKTTTSVSRRHWGIDVK, encoded by the exons ATGCGTCTTTGCGCCAAAACGTCAAAAGTGACTATGCCTCGCAAAACGTATTCTGCGGCTGAGGTGGAACATGTGGTCCGATTGTCTAGTCAGGGACAAAAGAAC GCACAAATAAGTAGATGTCTCGACATCCCTCCATCCGTTGTTTGTCGAATGCTTAAGCGAGTGGCAGAACGGGGCACTACCGAACCTCGCAAAGGGGAAGGTAGACCCCGAAAAACTACGCCGCGTACTGATCGGGCCATACTGAATGCAGTGAAGGCGGAGCCATTCATACAAGTCGAACGCATCAAATCGGAACTCCAGCTGTCCATCACATCACGCACCGTTATCAACCGGCTTAACGAAGCTGGAGGAGCGGCTTATCGCCTACAGAGCTATCATGCAGCAAAGATGCCGAAGATCTCCGCCAAGCATCGGCAGGCTAAGACAAGGGCAACGATTCCACAGCAGCAACCCACTGGTTCGGACCAGCAAGCTAAACGTCGCCGCTCAACTAGATCAAAACTCGCCCTTCCAAGAAGATCCAGCTCGAAAAAGTGTGGTGGGGATGAAGCGACAAAGCTGGTCCAACAGTCAGCCAAATACAGTCGTCTCCCACTTCAAGCCTCTAACCGCCAGTCAAGACGGAAAACAACGACGTCAGTATCAAGAAGGCACTGGGGCATTGATGTAAAATAA
- the LOC131259833 gene encoding glycosylphosphatidylinositol anchor attachment 1 protein — protein MGLLTNPSISQKAKYCRKLVRYNTAICLTLYLLGVAFFCVLPDPNFSSATYFSENALLPGLVNSELEMDTVSLVKSLTVELQRERENYPKGIPYPWLLAKMRRFGLETHTHNFTLNYPFGGGKRFKGENVFGILRAPRIASTESIVISVPYRPPETVHTDVSAGVPLMLAFADFARKKKYWAKDIIFLVTEQEQLGVQAWLEAYHGGEEGRILDSGMLRARAGSIQAAINLEVQSLDISHINLKIEGLNGQLPNLDLHNLVQKLSSKNGITAGYKQTSASPKRSFRYQDKLFNLLSMVFSQASGVPTGNHGLFHKYGIEALTLEAVKRDKVQQQQFQEVGSMLRIIEGITRSLNNLLERFHQSFFFYLLVSNDRFVSIGDYMPSLALMAGSLLIKAFIHYLSIYYSGDDGDESEEPKQKTVATDVGYFSVGVVLLVAHSIGALAVFLPHSKAVSQYLYDVNLSTQFGLFSLLVAITAIAITLPAFCSLSGVNSEALHVAVLLEVGTVLLAVGMLNFSLGFSLSVCLVPFIILIRPTLSGTSKFLSRLCCLLINPMAVLYFVVVALTWHLFPELDFKPLLNKALTATMDALTFSVVDSMIYGNWVFDMVSLIFVPSWILLWVLLFPKTEPRDVKLKTN, from the exons ATGGGTTTACTAACAAACCCTTCCATCTCGCAAAAAGCTAAATACTGTCGAAAGTTGGTGCGATACAATACGGCCATATGCTTGACACTGTATCTGCTGGGCGTTGCCTTTTTCTGTGTGCTTCCCGATCCAAATTTCAGCTCCGCTACGTATTTTTCGGAAAATGCCCTCCTGCCGGGTTTGGTCAATTCCGAGCTGGAAATGGATACGGTCAGTCTGGTGAAATCGTTAACGGTCGAGTTGCAACGGGAGCGTGAGAACTACCCGAAAGGCATACCGTACCCGTGGCTGCTGGCCAAGATGCGTCGGTTTGGCCTGGAAACACATACGCACAATTTCACGCTGAACTATCCGTTCGGCGGTGGTAag CGCTTTAAGGGAGAAAATGTGTTCGGTATCCTGCGTGCACCTCGTATTGCCTCGACGGAATCGATAGTGATAAGTGTCCCTTATCGGCCACCGGAAACGGTACACACCGATGTATCGGCTGGTGTTCCTCTGATGCTGGCATTCGCCGATTTTGCCCGGAAAAAGAAGTACTGGGCAAAGGACATAATTTTCCTTGTTACCGAACAGGAGCAGTTGGGTGTGCAGGCATGGCTAGAGGCGTACCATGGTGGGGAGGAGGGTCGCATTTTGGACTCTGGCATGCTGAGGGCTCGTGCCGGTTCGATACAGGCGGCAATAAACCTGGAAGTGCAGAGCTTGGACATCAGCCACATCAACCTGAAGATAGAAGGTCTTAATGGTCAACTGCCGAATCTGGATTTGCATAACCTAGTGCAGAAGCTATCGTCCAAGAATGGTATCACTGCAGGCTACAAACAAACGTCTGCCAGCCCGAAACGATCGTTCCGATATCAAGATAAGCTGTTCAATTTGCTCTCGATGGTCTTCTCACAAGCGAGCGGCGTTCCGACGGGTAACCATGGACTGTTCCACAAGTATGGCATTGAGGCGCTCACGCTGGAAGCCGTCAAGCGGGACAAGgtgcaacagcaacagttCCAAGAGGTTGGCTCGATGCTCCGCATCATCGAAGGAATCACGCGCAGTCTCAACAATCTGCTGGAACGATTCCATCAGAGCTTTTTCTTCTACCTTCTCGTTTCGAACGATCGGTTCGTCTCGATCGGAGACTACATGCCCAGTTTGGCGCTGATGGCCGGTTCGCTGTTGATAAAAGCCTTCATACACTACCTCTCGATATACTATTCCGGCGATGACGGTGACGAATCAGAGGAACCGAAGCAGAAAACCGTCGCCACCGACGTGGGATACTTTTCGGTCGGTGTCGTTCTGCTGGTGGCGCATTCTATCGGAGCGTTGGCCGTCTTTCTACCGCACAGTAAAGCGGTGAGCCAGTATTTGTACGACGTAAATCTTTCTACTCAGTTCGGACTGTTCAGCCTGTTGGTGGCCATAACGGCGATAGCCATTACGCTGCCTGCGTTCTGTTCGCTAAGTGGCGTCAACAGCGAAGCACTGCATGTTGCCGTTCTGCTGGAGGTCGGGACGGTATTGTTGGCCGTCGGCATGTTAAACTTTTCCCTTGGTTTCAGCCTCTCCGTTTGCCTCGTTCCATTCATCATTCTTATTCGGCCAACGCTGTCAGGCACTTCGAAATT CCTGTCACGCTTATGTTGTTTGCTGATTAACCCAATGGCCGTGCTGTATTTTGTAGTGGTCGCTCTAACCTGGCATTTGTTCCCGGAGCTGGACTTCAAGCCGTTGCTTAATAAAGCACTCACCGCCACAATGGATGCGTTGACTTTTTCCGTCGTCGATTCAATG ATTTACGGTAACTGGGTGTTTGATATGGTGTCGCTCATTTTTGTCCCATCCTGGATTCTGCTGTGGGTGCTGCTTTTCCCCAAGACTGAACCGAGAGACGTTAAACTGAAAACCAATTAG